A window of Oncorhynchus nerka isolate Pitt River linkage group LG4, Oner_Uvic_2.0, whole genome shotgun sequence contains these coding sequences:
- the LOC115121148 gene encoding 3-hydroxy-3-methylglutaryl-coenzyme A reductase-like — MLNGVFRLHGLMVASHPWEVIVGTIALTVCLMPMNNLATSDQICSWSNGCPKLQERILNSDVIILTVTRCMAIVYIYFQFQYLRQLGSKYILGIAGLFTVFSSFVFSTVVIHFLGKELTGLNEALPFFLLLIDLSKACTLAKFALSSNSQEEVRENISQGMAILGPTFTLDALVECLVIGVGTMSGVRQLEMMCCFGCMSVLANYFVFMTFFPACVSLVLELSRESREGRPVWQLSHFARVMAEEEDNKPNPVTQRVKIIMSLGLVLVHAHSRLVSEQPGQNRTVVGASSSLALDGPTVQRMDQDYTLWPIPLTSMELEQVITLGLALLLAVKYVFFEPAETELSLKSPISTSISTPALSHKGAEDCCRRDRAPAKTSPTTNSTPNPLAKTDSNIAAKEERVEVIQPLVASMLQNGPFSLKGPLPQSLGDSVCPPPPVFTPTPDTTTSLPNSPSQPRSLEQCLSILRNPELGARFLSNAEVMELVTSRNILTYKLEAVMETPERGVVIRREMLSSKLPSPSALACLPYKDYDYTKVMGTCCENVIGYMPVPVGVAGPLLLDGKQFHVPMATTEGCLVASTNRGCRAIALSGGCSSRVLADGMTRGPVVRLPSACRAVEVKTWLETTEGFRTIKDAFDHTSRFARLDKLLVGLAGRNLYIRFQSHTGDAMGMNMLSKGTEQAVSRLQQEFPELQVLAVSGNYCTDKKPSAMNWILGRGKSAVCEVTVPARVVREVLKTSTTALVELNINKNLVGSAMAGSIGGFNAHAANIVAAIYIACGQDPAQTVGSSNCITLMEQVGPEREDLYISCTMPSIELGTVGGGTNLAPQQSCLQMLGVQGASLTGPGDNARQLASVVCATVLAGELSLMSALAAGHLVQSHMTHNRSEANVPQIAQSHSEEAA, encoded by the exons ATGTTGAATGGGGTGTTCAGGCTGCATGGCCTGATGGTGGCGTCTCACCCCTGGGAGGTGATTGTGGGCACCATtgccctgactgtctgtctcatgCCCATGAACAACCTGGCCACTAGCGACCAGATCTGCAGCTGGAGTAATGGCTGTCCCAAACTACAGGAG AGAATCCTAAACAGTGATGTAATCATTTTAACGGTGACACGCTGCATGGCCATCGTGTACATCTACTTTCAGTTCCAGTACCTTCGCCAGCTGGGCTCCAAGTACATCCTTG GTATAGCGGGTCTCTTCACAGTATTCTCCAGCTTTGTCTTCAGCACCGTGGTCATTCACTTCCTGGGGAAAGAGTTGACAGGCCTAAA TGAAGCTCTGCCATTCTTCCTGCTCCTCATTGACCTATCCAAGGCCTGTACCCTGGCCAAGTTTGCCCTTAGCTCCAACTCACAG gaggaggtgagagagaacaTCTCTCAGGGCATGGCTATCCTGGGTCCTACCTTCACCCTGGATGCCTTGGTGGAGTGTCTGGTCATTGGAGTGGGCACCATGTCAGGTGTGCGTCAGCTGGAGATGATGTGTTGTTTCGGCTGCATGTCTGTCCTGGCCAACTACTTTGTCTTCATGACCTTCTTCCCTGCCTGCGTCTCCCTGGTCCTCGAG ctgtccaGGGAGAGCCGCGAGGGCCGTCCCGTCTGGCAGCTGAGTCACTTTGCCCGTGTTATGGCTGAAGAGGAGGACAACAAACCAAACCCTGTTACACAGAGGGTTAAAATAATCATG TCTCTAGGTCTGGTTCTGGTCCATGCCCACAGTCGTCTGGTGTCAGAGCAGCCAGGTCAGAACCGGACAGTCGTTGGCGCCAGCAGTAGTCTAGCTCTCGATGGGCCTACAGTCCAGAGGATGGACCAAGACTACACTCTCTGGCCGATACCGCTCACCAG TATGGAGCTGGAGCAGGTGATAACCCTGGGTCTGGCTCTGCTGCTGGCTGTGAAGTACGTCTTCTTTGAGCCGGCTGAGACAGAGTTGTCCCTAAAGAGCCCCATCTCCACCTCTATCTCCACCCCTGCACTGAGCCATAAGGGGGCTGAGGACTGCTGCAGGAGGGATCGTGCACCTGCTAAAACATCCCCGACAACCAACAGCACCCCAAACCCTTTGGCTAAAACTGATTCTAACATAGCGGCCAAAGAGGAAAGAG ttgAGGTGATTCAACCCCTGGTGGCCTCAATGTTGCAGAACGGTCCCTTCTCTCTGAAAGGACCTCTCCCTCAGAGTTTAGGGGACAGTGTGTGTCCCCcacctcctgtctttaccccaaCTCCAGACACAACTACGTCTCTCCCCAACTCCCCCTCCCAGCCCCGCTCACTGGAACAGTGTCTGTCCATCCTCAGAAACCCTGAG TTGGGCGCTCGTTTTCTTAGCAATGCCGAGGTGATGGAGCTGGTGACATCACGAAACATCCTGACCTATAAGCTGGAGGCTGTCATGGAAACACCAGAGAGGGGCGTTGTCATCCGGAGAGAGATGCTATCAtccaaactaccatcaccctctGCCTTGGCCTGTCTTCCTTACAAGGACTATGACTACACTAAG GTGATGGGCACCTGCTGTGAGAACGTCATTGGCTACATGCCCGTGCCGGTGGGAGTTGCTGGCCCTCTCCTATTGGATGGGAAGCAGTTCCATGTTCCCATGGCAACGACGGAAGGCTGCCTTGTGGCCAGCACAAACAGAGGATGCCGGGCCATCGCT ttGAGTGGCGGTTGCAGCAGCAGGGTGCTAGCTGACGGTATGACGCGGGGTCCTGTTGTACGGCTGCCCTCAGCGTGCCGGGCTGTAGAGGTCAAGACCTGGCTGGAGACCACAGAGGGCTTCAGGACCATCAAGGATGCCTTCGACCACACCAGCAG GTTTGCCCGTCTGGACAAGCTATTGGTAGGTCTAGCAGGGAGGAACCTCTACATCCGCTTCCAGTCCCACACTGGAGACGCCATGGGCATGAACATGCTCTCTAAG ggTACAGAGCAGGCAGTGAGCAGGCTCCAGCAGGAGTTCCCTGAGCTCCAGGTTCTAGCGGTGAGCGGAAACTACTGCACTGATAAGAAACCTTCAGCCATGAACTGGATCCTGGGCCGGGGAAAGTCTGCTGTGTGTGAGGTCACCGTCCCCGCCAGGGTGGTCCGAGAG gtcCTAAAGACCAGTACTACTGCCCTAGTAGAGTTGAACATCAATAAGAATCTAGTGGGCTCAGCCATGGCTGGTAGTATAGGAGGCTTCAATGCTCACGCTGCTAACATCGTAGCTGCCATCTACATTGCCTGTGGACAG gacccAGCCCAGACAGTGGGCAGTAGTAACTGTATAACTCTGATGGAGCAAGTGGGTCCTGAAAGAGAGGACCTGTATATCAGCTGTACCATGCCCTCTATAGAACTGGGCACTGTAGGAGGGGGCACCAACCTGGCACCACAACAATCCTGTCTACAg ATGCTGGGTGTGCAGGGTGCCAGTCTAACTGGTCCAGGGGATAATGCCCGTCAGTTGGCCAGCGTGGTCTGTGCCACCGTCCTGGCAGGAGAACTGTCTCTGATGTCCGCTCTCGCCGCCGGACACCTCGTACAGAGTCACATGACCCACAACAG ATCTGAAGCCAATGTGCCACAAATAGCTCAATCCCACTCAGAGGAGGCTGCGTGA